One Phaseolus vulgaris cultivar G19833 chromosome 2, P. vulgaris v2.0, whole genome shotgun sequence DNA window includes the following coding sequences:
- the LOC137812610 gene encoding elicitor-responsive protein 3-like, producing the protein MPQGTLEVSLVGAKGLENTDYLANMDPYVIFTCRTQEQKSSVATGKGSNPKWNENFVFNISEGVNELRLKIMDSDSMSADDLVGEVTISLDALFREGSIPPTSYNVVKDNHYSGEIRIGLTFKQRDHRERCIEEDFGGWKESGYRD; encoded by the exons ATGCCTCAGGGAACCCTAGAAGTTtctcttgttggtgccaaaggCCTTGAGAACACAGATTATCTTG CTAACATGGACCCTTACGTGATCTTCACGTGTCGCACTCAAGAGCAAAAAAGCAGTGTTGCAACAG GTAAAGGAAGTAATCCAAAGTGGAATGAAAATTTTGTGTTCAACATTTCTGAAGGCGTTAACGAACTCAGGTTAAAGATCATGGACAGTGATTCCATGTCTGCCGATGATCTTGTCGGAGAAGTTAC CATTTCGCTGGATGCATTGTTCAGGGAAGGGAGTATTCCACCTACTTCATACAATGTTGTGAAGGATAACCACTATTCTGGGGAGATTAGAATTGGCCTCACTTTTAAGCAACGG GATCACAGGGAACGCTGCATAGAGGAAGATTTTGGGGGATGGAAGGAATCTGGCTACAGAGACTAA
- the LOC137812611 gene encoding methyl-CpG-binding domain-containing protein 13-like, producing the protein MGSPDIEKSEETNTQIDSNTNSNSKQQSVEKADEHPEWLPDGWNMEVRIRKSGLHMGSGYKCYIEPLKGYKFFSKPEVLRYLETVKDSSCTSKKGKKCSKINTPNDKSCTSKEKKCSKMQTPNNKSCSSKKEKKSTSMEFPNDNSDTPKEEEKYSNMDFPNNSCAPKKEKDGSNLDSSIENSCTSKKEKIGTNMDSAKDSSCAPKKEKNCSNMDSPIDIVIEKSIAEDLPPGWVKELKITKNSKGIRKDPFYIDPVSGYVFRSKKDVLRYLESGDVRSCAFKPSRRQIQDEDNITPPPAAKRRKLKQAATKVASVPIGDSVVKMHSLDDGAANSSELKKTSDPGSSALLKNESLKESAKALSADDVQEKEVAVNTMENGNENHSNHSISKIRKEFNVRQRSSPRLAGSKSVQLVNNVMNEQTPQVPKRNLRNSRNTLDVDISVDQAAPKEQPHEQETDKIEDNKPEIQIRSNKSGKKKEHHLPRRASKRLAAIEHESMNSKVELQQNQSGPINGKSANKRGKSEPRLEKCGKEMDDERTEPRLSFAYHYSWSDPSLEYAINALTGVLPPADNITSSAVAETDIKKTLFNNIPGRSATTIPGTDAQNTSVGNVTGSSTTAVLETDIQKVSVENGTGRSTTAVPETDIQKASVENGTGRSTTAVPETDIQKASVDIATGRSTAAVPETDIPNTSVDMGRSATSVDMGRSATSVPETDLQKTLIDNVKGSSATTIPENDVQKTLVENESGKNTSTGPETDIKKSLIDSVTGSRDSENNLLDTVMGSRDSDNNLLDTVTGSRDSENNLHDTVTGSRDRKSQVRSNKPKRKKELKVPVRLSKRLAGLQPELPPAERALEYSTRKSCKEEPSVTATLTNGVSDYHNAGEETKLTLIQVSDSLKTEVVGEPLKRSEKSHDAQTDHKEQLEKVEAENVGDVRSEPQLPLPFGDSWSDPCLEFAIKTLTGAFPVDAGGDIMPALPPGFDNPPYKQVHRSVVTDINQEVHDNSNQSSHNKELNMVSQPELRTGSTSYENAPKFTTRDFDQYNILKNLDGEPSLTGNITQHVHHSTNINTLAHEPLKQNGQAVEGETVTTEQQLIETGAVNHDNSELQYCAPFMNSWSDPCLEFAFKTLTGVIPVEENLTLQGCFPEPANYHERRDGVSLLPDFRSSSFSQSDFSFLHDTGSKSMPGQQSSVSSSFLPLEKTSIQGFAGVDPQTHFSQCNNNFQRR; encoded by the exons ATGGGAAGTCCTGATATTGAAAAGTCTGAAGAAACCAATACACAGATTGACAGTAACACAAATTCTAATTCCAAACAGCAG AGTGTAGAAAAAGCTGACGAACATCCTGAATGGTTACCTGATGGCTGGAACATGGAAGTCAGAATCCGTAAAAGTGGTTTACACATGGGATCAGGATACAAG TGTTACATCGAACCATTGAAAGGATACAAATTCTTCTCCAAACCAGAGGTATTACGATATCTCGAAACAGTAAAGGACAGCAGTTGCACTTCCAAGAAGGGGAAGAAATGTAGTAAGATAAATACTCCAAATGACAAGAGTTGCACTTCCAAGGAGAAGAAATGCAGTAAAATGCAGACTCCAAACAACAAGAGCTGCAGTTCCAAGAAGGAGAAAAAAAGCACTAGCATGGAGTTTCCAAATGACAACAGTGACACTCCCAAGGAGGAGGAGAAGTACAGTAACATGGATTTTCCAAACAACAGTTGCGCTCCCAAGAAGGAGAAGGATGGGAGTAACTTGGATTCTTCCATCGAAAACAGTTGCACATCCAAGAAGGAGAAGATAGGCACTAACATGGATTCCGCAAAGGACAGCAGTTGCGCtccaaagaaggagaagaatTGCAGTAACATGGATTCTCCAATTGAT ATTGTGATTGAGAAGTCTATTGCGGAGGATTTACCACCTGGGTGGGTAAAAGAATTAAAGATTACAAAGAACAGCAAGGGCATTCGGAAAGATCCG TTTTATATTGATCCAGTGAGTGGATATGTATTCCGCTCTAAGAAGGATGTACTGCGGTATCTTGAATCTGGTGATGTTCGGTCATGTGCCTTTAAGCCAAGTAGAAGACAAATCCAAGATGAAGACAACATAACT CCACCACCTGCTGCCAAGAGACGGAAGCTGAAGCAGGCTGCAACGAAGGTTGCTTCTGTTCCCATAGGTGATTCTGTTGTAAAGATGCATTCACTAGACGATGGAGCTGCAAACTCATCTGAATTGAAGAAAACATCTGACCCAGGTAGCTCAGCACTTTTGAAAAATGAATCCTTGAAGGAATCAGCAAAAGCACTTTCTGCAGATGATGTGCAAGAGAAGGAGGTTGCTGTGAATACAATGGAGAATGGTAATGAGAATCACAGTAACCATAGCATATCCAAAATCAGGAAGGAGTTCAATGTACGTCAGCGATCATCACCGAGACTTGCTGGAAGTAAATCCGTACAGTTGGTTAACAATGTGATGAATGAACAGACTCCTCAGGTTCCAAAAAGAAACTTGAGGAACAGTAGAAACACTCTAGATGTTGATATTTCTGTGGACCAAGCAGCTCCTAAAGAACAACCACATGAGCAAGAAACAGATAAAATAGAAGACAATAAGCCAGAAATTCAAATCAGATCAAATAAATCAGGTAAAAAGAAAGAGCACCACCTTCCTCGTCGTGCTTCAAAACGATTAGCTGCTATTGAGCATGAGTCAATGAACTCCAAAGTGGAATTGCAGCAAAATCAGTCTGGTCCAATAAATGGAAAGTCAGCAAATAAAAGAGGAAAGTCTGAACCTCGTCTGGAGAAATGTGGAAAAGAGATGGATGATGAGAGAACAGAACCTCGGCTGTCCTTTGCATATCACTATTCATGGTCTGACCCAAGCTTGGAATATGCAATCAATGCCCTCACTGGTGTGTTACCACCAGCTGATAATATAACCAGTAGTGCCGTTGCTGAAACtgatattaaaaaaactttGTTTAACAATATTCCAGGAAGAAGTGCCACTACAATCCCTGGAACTGATGCTCAAAACACTTCAGTTGGTAATGTTACGGGAAGTAGCACCACTGCAGTCCTTGAAACTGATATTCAAAAAGTGTCAGTTGAGAATGGTACGGGAAGGAGCACTACTGCAGTTCCTGAAACTGATATTCAAAAGGCTTCAGTTGAGAATGGTACGGGAAGGAGCACTACCGCAGTTCCTGAAACTGATATTCAAAAGGCTTCAGTTGACATTGCTACGGGAAGAAGCACCGCTGCAGTCCCTGAAACTGATATTCCAAACACTTCAGTTGACATGGGCAGAAGTGCCACTTCAGTTGACATGGGCAGAAGTGCCACTTCAGTTCCTGAAACTGATCTTCAAAAAACTTTGATTGACAATGTTAAGGGAAGTAGCGCCACTACAATCCCTGAAAATGATGTTCAAAAAACTCTGGTTGAAAACGAATCCGGAAAAAACACTTCTACAGGCCCTGAAACCGATATTAAAAAATCTTTGATTGACAGTGTTACAGGAAGCAGGGACAGTGAAAATAATTTACTTGACACTGTTATGGGTAGCAGGGACAGTGATAACAATTTACTTGACACTGTTACAGGAAGCAGGGACAGTGAAAACAATTTACATGACACTGTTACAGGAAGCAGGGATAGAAAATCCCAGGTACGTTCTAATAAACCCAAGAGAAAGAAAGAGCTCAAAGTACCTGTGCGATTATCAAAGCGACTTGCTGGCCTTCAACCTGAGTTACCGCCTGCTGAAAGAGCTCTTGAATATTCCACTAGAAAATCATGCAAAGAAGAGCCAAGTGTCACTGCTACTTTAACTAATGGAGTGTCTGATTATCACAATGCCGGGGAAGAAACCAAGCTTACACTTATTCAAGTTTCTGATAGTTTGAAAACAGAAGTAGTTGGAGAACCATTAAAACGGAGTGAGAAGTCACATGATGCCCAAACcgatcacaaggaacaattggAGAAAGTTGAAGCTGAAAATGTTGGTGATGTGAGATCAGAGCCACAGCTCCCCTTACCGTTTGGGGACTCTTGGTCAGATCCATGCCTAGAATTTGCTATCAAGACACTCACTGGTGCTTTTCCAGTTGATGCTGGTGGAGACATTATGCCTGCTTTGCCTCCTGGCTTTGATAATCCGCCATATAAGCAAGTGCATCGAAGTGTGGTGACAGACATCAATCAAGAAGTTCATGATAACTCGAACCAATCCTCTCACAATAAGGAGCTTAATATGGTTAGTCAACCTGAGTTGAGGACCGGCTCCACCTCTTATGAAAATGCTCCTAAGTTTACAACTAGAGATTTTGATCAATACAACATACTTAAGAATTTGGATGGGGAACCTAGTCTCACTGGAAACATAACACAACATGTGCATCATTCTACGAATATAAACACACTAGCACATGAGCCATTAAAGCAAAATGGACAGGCAGTTGAGGGTGAAACTGTCACAACGGAGCAACAACTAATTGAAACTGGAGCTGTAAACCACGATAATTCGGAGTTACAGTATTGTGCACCGTTTATGAATTCTTGGTCGGACCCATGCCTAGAATTTGCATTTAAGACTCTTACAGGTGTGATACCAGTAGAGGAAAATTTAACACTCCAAGGATGTTTCCCGGAACCGGCTAACTATCATGAACGGAGGGATGGTGTCTCATTGTTGCCAGATTTCAGATCTTCCAGCTTTTCACAAAGCGATTTCTCCTTTCTCCATGATACAGGGTCTAAGTCCATGCCGGGGCAGCAGTCATCAGTAAGCTCTTCATTCCTACCCTTGGAAAAAACAAGCATTCAAGGTTTCGCTGGAGTTGATCCTCAAACACACTTTTCTCAGTGCAACAATAATTTTCAAAGAAGGTAA